A genome region from Bradyrhizobium sp. WSM1417 includes the following:
- the cobN gene encoding cobaltochelatase subunit CobN, which translates to MHVVFRESRGLEETAIPRDIGQDPADLVVLSYSDSDLAAFAAGWRRGRDSLPSLRLVNLAELRHPLSVDTYIERTLAHARGILVRLIGGESYWSYGLAALQQLAKERGIVLAVLPADGRDDTRLDAYSTLPVSTLRRLKVLCDTGGPVASQAAIAQLALASGLYAGPVIGEMTVPEMGFYDRARGVIAAPASGEGRPRALVAFYRSYLTAADTGPVDALIAALREKRFDAHGVFVTSLKAAGVADWLREYLAQNPPAAIVNATAFSAMGDDGTTPFDAASCPVFQVALSTARREDWASSLRGLSPGDLAMHVVLPEVDGRLFAGVVSFKSAAMRDPDLQFSHLAHRPDEERVNAVAARVAAWRRLAEKPAAEKRMALVLSNYPGRPHQIAHAVGLDALASVDALVSDLAEAGFDVDPVHALGETLLKQTLSWSVADYRAALSRLPQVLQDDLAQAWGAPETDPGCRDGAFHFAAIQCGRSIIAVQPERGDATARDAEYHDLARTPRHAYVAFYLWLRGQGCDAVVHIGAHGTLEWLPGKSVALSQACWPEALIGDLPVIYPFIVNDPGEAAQAKRRLGAVTIGHLPPQLAASAVPDGLRRLEQLLDEYSTADGLDPARRQRLIAAIRDEARAAGLEDDLGLDAAAAPAEAIPRIDRFVCDLKESQFGDGLHVFGRGACGDAERDALRAALAGQRVAPGPSGSPYRGRQDVLPTGRNLFAVDPRAVPTPSAHAQGIKLAEELLRRHLQDHGDWPKGLVVDLWGSATMRTAGEEFAMALHLAGLAPRWDHASGRVTGYDIIAPAELGRPRIDVTLRVSGLFRDVFSGLAQLFEAAAEALSAREDEGDENPYRHRTSRVFAPRPGQYGVGLSAIPDAFTPETRDAAGEAWLSASSWAFSADGEITLDRAGIEKRLASADAFVHVQDLPETDLLLAADYAAHEAGIAAAAAHLGAAGPSLYHLDATRPEQPHARTLTEEISRVVRARAANPAWIAGMMCHGFRGAAEITATLEHMAAFAHLAGAVPPHLFDLYYDATLGDDDVRAFMARENPAALAAMETCFTRLHEASLWRTRRNSIAAALREAS; encoded by the coding sequence ATGCACGTCGTCTTCCGCGAGAGCCGCGGTCTCGAGGAGACCGCGATACCAAGGGACATCGGCCAGGATCCGGCCGATCTCGTGGTGCTCTCGTATTCGGATTCCGATCTTGCCGCCTTCGCGGCCGGCTGGCGCCGTGGCCGCGACAGCCTGCCGTCGCTACGGCTCGTCAATCTCGCCGAACTCCGTCACCCGCTCTCGGTCGACACCTATATCGAACGCACTCTTGCGCACGCGCGCGGCATCTTGGTTCGCCTGATCGGTGGCGAGTCTTACTGGTCGTATGGACTTGCGGCCCTGCAACAGCTCGCCAAGGAGCGCGGCATCGTGCTGGCCGTGCTGCCGGCCGACGGCCGCGACGACACGCGGCTCGATGCGTATTCGACCCTGCCGGTCTCGACATTGCGTCGGCTCAAGGTGCTCTGCGACACCGGCGGCCCCGTCGCATCGCAAGCCGCAATCGCGCAGCTTGCATTGGCCTCGGGCCTCTATGCGGGACCTGTTATCGGGGAGATGACCGTCCCCGAGATGGGCTTTTACGATCGGGCGCGCGGTGTCATTGCCGCGCCGGCGTCGGGTGAGGGCAGGCCGCGCGCGCTCGTGGCCTTCTATCGCTCCTATCTCACCGCTGCCGACACTGGCCCGGTCGATGCCCTGATCGCCGCATTGCGCGAGAAGAGGTTCGACGCGCATGGTGTGTTCGTCACCTCGCTGAAAGCCGCGGGAGTTGCGGATTGGTTGCGCGAGTATCTGGCGCAAAATCCTCCGGCCGCGATCGTCAATGCGACGGCGTTCTCGGCGATGGGCGACGACGGCACGACGCCGTTCGACGCCGCATCCTGCCCGGTGTTCCAGGTCGCGCTCTCCACGGCACGCCGCGAGGACTGGGCGAGTTCGCTCCGCGGCCTCTCGCCCGGCGACCTCGCGATGCATGTGGTGCTGCCCGAGGTCGACGGCCGCCTGTTTGCGGGCGTGGTGAGCTTCAAATCGGCGGCGATGCGCGATCCCGATTTGCAATTTTCGCACCTGGCACACAGGCCCGACGAGGAGCGCGTGAACGCCGTGGCCGCGCGCGTTGCGGCCTGGCGTCGCCTTGCGGAGAAGCCGGCCGCCGAAAAGCGGATGGCGCTCGTGCTCTCCAACTATCCGGGCCGCCCGCATCAGATCGCGCATGCGGTCGGTCTCGATGCCCTGGCCTCGGTCGATGCCTTGGTGTCCGACCTCGCGGAGGCTGGCTTCGATGTCGATCCGGTCCATGCGCTCGGCGAAACGCTGCTCAAGCAGACCTTGAGCTGGAGCGTTGCCGACTACCGCGCTGCGCTCTCGCGGCTTCCGCAAGTCTTGCAGGATGATCTCGCGCAAGCCTGGGGCGCGCCGGAGACTGATCCGGGTTGTCGCGATGGCGCGTTCCATTTCGCCGCGATTCAATGCGGCCGGTCGATCATCGCGGTTCAGCCGGAGCGTGGCGATGCGACCGCGCGCGATGCCGAGTATCACGATCTCGCCCGCACGCCGCGCCATGCCTATGTCGCGTTCTATCTCTGGCTCCGAGGGCAGGGCTGTGATGCCGTCGTGCATATAGGCGCGCATGGCACGCTGGAATGGCTGCCCGGAAAATCCGTGGCGCTGTCGCAGGCGTGCTGGCCGGAAGCCCTCATCGGCGATCTGCCCGTCATTTATCCCTTCATCGTCAACGATCCCGGCGAGGCCGCGCAGGCCAAGCGGCGCCTGGGTGCCGTCACGATTGGCCATCTGCCGCCGCAACTCGCGGCATCAGCGGTGCCGGACGGGCTGCGCAGGCTTGAACAGCTCCTCGACGAGTACTCGACGGCCGATGGCCTCGATCCCGCCCGCCGCCAGCGCCTGATCGCCGCGATCCGTGACGAGGCGCGTGCGGCTGGCCTCGAAGACGATCTTGGTCTGGATGCAGCGGCCGCACCGGCCGAAGCGATCCCGCGGATCGACCGCTTCGTCTGCGATCTCAAGGAAAGCCAGTTCGGCGACGGCCTCCACGTGTTCGGCCGCGGCGCCTGCGGCGACGCGGAACGCGACGCCTTGCGGGCCGCGCTTGCAGGACAGCGCGTCGCGCCGGGGCCGTCAGGCTCACCCTATCGCGGCCGCCAGGACGTGCTGCCTACGGGACGCAATCTCTTTGCCGTCGATCCGCGTGCGGTGCCGACGCCGTCGGCGCATGCGCAAGGCATCAAGCTCGCGGAAGAGCTGCTGCGCCGCCATTTGCAGGATCACGGCGACTGGCCGAAAGGACTCGTGGTTGATCTCTGGGGCTCGGCGACGATGCGCACCGCAGGCGAGGAGTTTGCCATGGCGCTGCATCTGGCCGGCCTCGCACCGCGCTGGGATCATGCGTCCGGCCGTGTCACCGGCTACGACATCATCGCGCCTGCCGAGCTTGGCCGGCCCCGCATCGACGTCACGCTGCGGGTCTCGGGCCTGTTTCGCGACGTCTTCTCGGGCCTTGCGCAATTGTTCGAAGCGGCAGCCGAGGCGCTGTCGGCCCGCGAGGACGAGGGCGACGAAAATCCCTATCGCCATCGCACATCGCGCGTGTTCGCGCCGCGTCCCGGACAATACGGCGTGGGTCTCTCGGCAATCCCGGACGCCTTCACGCCCGAGACGCGCGACGCCGCCGGCGAAGCCTGGCTCTCGGCATCGTCATGGGCGTTCTCGGCCGACGGCGAGATCACGCTCGATCGTGCCGGTATCGAGAAGCGGCTCGCATCCGCCGATGCTTTCGTGCACGTGCAGGATTTGCCTGAAACCGATCTTCTGCTCGCGGCCGACTATGCCGCGCATGAGGCCGGCATTGCGGCTGCCGCAGCCCATCTCGGCGCGGCAGGACCATCGCTCTATCATCTCGATGCGACGCGCCCCGAGCAGCCGCACGCGCGTACGCTGACCGAGGAAATCTCCCGTGTCGTCCGCGCACGCGCGGCCAATCCGGCCTGGATCGCCGGCATGATGTGCCACGGTTTTCGCGGGGCGGCCGAGATCACCGCGACGCTCGAGCATATGGCCGCCTTCGCGCATCTGGCCGGCGCCGTGCCGCCGCATCTGTTCGACCTGTACTACGATGCGACGCTCGGCGATGACGACGTCCGCGCCTTCATGGCCCGCGAAAATCCGGCGGCGCTGGCGGCGATGGAGACGTGTTTCACGCGCCTGCATGAGGCCTCGCTCTGGCGTACGCGCCGCAATTCGATCGCGGCTGCGCTGCGGGAGGCGTCATGA
- the cobG gene encoding precorrin-3B synthase, whose amino-acid sequence MSASVVKGWCPGALRPMQSGDGLVVRVRPFGGRLEATQISGLAHLAERHGNGLVDVTSRANLQIRGVNETSHRLLLDGLAQLALLDPDAETESRRNILVTPFWRSGDATQSLAAELEEALADSKLELPTKFGFAIDDGTSRVLAGDSADVRIERDRSGGLLVRADGDKLGRSVARGEAVSTALAFANWFVTSGGARGGRGRMAAHLAAGAILPEALRGEAEPAPIMAAARPGLYAQGAMVGVAFGQMAHATLNQFAGCGHALRMTPWRMVLSEGKRAMPSATGLITEAYDPALRVIACSGAPRCREAHADTRGLAAALAPNIGAAARLHVSGCAKGCAHSGPAAITLVATGAGFDLVRGGSTRDEPILRGLNRDDIVREPSILMGGH is encoded by the coding sequence ATGAGTGCTTCCGTGGTCAAGGGCTGGTGTCCCGGCGCGCTGCGCCCGATGCAATCGGGCGACGGGCTCGTGGTCCGCGTGCGTCCGTTCGGCGGACGGCTGGAAGCGACACAAATCTCCGGACTGGCTCATCTCGCCGAACGCCATGGCAACGGCCTGGTCGACGTGACCAGCCGAGCCAATCTCCAGATCAGGGGCGTCAACGAGACCAGCCACAGGCTGCTGCTCGACGGCCTTGCGCAACTGGCGCTGCTCGACCCGGATGCTGAGACCGAATCCCGTCGCAACATCCTCGTGACGCCGTTCTGGCGTAGCGGGGACGCGACCCAATCGCTCGCCGCCGAGCTCGAGGAAGCACTCGCCGATAGCAAGCTCGAACTTCCAACCAAGTTCGGCTTCGCGATCGATGACGGCACCTCACGCGTGCTTGCCGGCGATTCCGCGGACGTGCGGATCGAGCGCGATCGTTCCGGCGGACTGCTGGTGCGGGCTGATGGCGACAAACTCGGCCGCTCCGTCGCGCGCGGCGAGGCCGTGAGCACCGCACTCGCATTCGCCAACTGGTTCGTGACCTCAGGCGGCGCCAGAGGCGGACGAGGGCGGATGGCGGCGCATCTTGCTGCGGGTGCAATCTTGCCGGAGGCGTTGCGCGGCGAGGCCGAGCCGGCGCCGATCATGGCCGCGGCGCGTCCCGGCCTCTATGCGCAAGGTGCGATGGTTGGCGTCGCCTTCGGACAGATGGCGCATGCGACGCTCAACCAGTTCGCCGGTTGCGGACATGCGCTGCGCATGACGCCATGGCGGATGGTTTTGAGCGAGGGCAAGCGCGCGATGCCGAGCGCGACTGGTCTCATCACCGAGGCCTATGATCCCGCGCTGCGCGTCATCGCGTGCAGCGGTGCGCCACGCTGTCGCGAGGCGCATGCCGATACCCGCGGCCTTGCCGCGGCCCTGGCCCCGAACATCGGCGCGGCCGCACGGCTCCACGTCTCCGGCTGTGCCAAGGGCTGCGCCCATTCGGGTCCCGCCGCCATCACTCTGGTTGCGACCGGCGCCGGCTTCGATCTCGTGCGCGGTGGGTCGACGCGCGACGAGCCCATCCTGCGCGGGCTGAACCGCGACGACATCGTCAGGGAACCCTCCATCCTGATGGGAGGGCACTGA